The Bradyrhizobium guangxiense genomic sequence TACGCGAGAAATTCGCCATCACGGAAGCCACCGCCATGATCGGCACAGCTTCCTTTGGCCCATAGGCATAGACCAGCACCGGCATCAGCATGATCGAGGAGCCGGTGCCGACGATGCCGGAAATGGTGCCGGCGAGCAGGCCGACGGTGAGGACGAAGAGAAAGGCCAAGGGCAGCGCTCCGGGAATCGAGAGAGTGTAGCCCCGGGCGGGGACACGAGCGATGCGCTTTAGGCGAGGGAGGCCAATGCGCTGCGCATCGGCATGCCGGTTTGCGCACCGGTCGTGAGGCACTTCAAGGCCGCGGCTTCGCAGCTCACGGCGAGCACGCGTTGCAGCGCCACGCCTTCGCCCAGCATGGCCGCAAACACGCCGACGAAGGTGTCGCCGGCGCCGGTGGTGTCCACCGGCGTGATGCGTGGGGCGGGTGCGCGCAAACGGGTTCCGTCCGCTGCGACAGCCAGGGCGCCTTGCGGGCCGGCGGTGACGATGCAGGTGAGGCCGCCGGTCCGCGCGAGCTCCGCGGCTGCGGCTTCGTAATGAGATGGAGACAGGCCGATGGCCCTGGCGGCATCGAGCGCCTCGTGCTCGTTGACGAGGAGATAGTCGGTCGCCGCGAGCAGCTCCGTCACCATCGCGCTGGTCATCTTCTCCGGAACCGGCGCGAAATTCCAGATGACGATCCCGGAGGCTGAATTGGTGCGGCGCGCGGCTTTCAGCGCCTCTGCGAACGGCACTTCCATCTGAAGCACCAGCACCGTGTCGGAGCAGAAAAGCTCGGCGGGGAGGTCGTCGGCTCCAGCCTCCATGTTGGCGCCGCTGGCCACCGTGATGGCATTTTCGCCGGCCTGATCGACCGTGATGAACGCGCAGCCCGTCGGCTCGTCGGCCCGGACGACGAGATCGGTATCGACGCCGTTTGTGCGCAGGTTCTGGATTGCGCTGTCGCCAAATCCGTCCCGGCCGACGCGGCCCGCCATGCGGACGCGGTCAGGGCCCGCTATTCGCGCGGCAGCCACGGCCTGGTTGGCGCCCTTGCCGCCGAAATGGCGCTGGTAGGACGGTGCGAGCACCGTCCGGCCCGGGCCGGGAATGGCCGGCACCTGCGCGACCAGATCGATGTTGAGCGACCCGAACACCAGGATCATGGCGATAGGCCGTCAGCCTTGCTCGTCCATGATGCGCAGTTTCTCTACCCGGCGACGGAAGTCTTCGTCCGTGGAGAATTCGGCAGCGAGATATGAGGAGACGAGATCGACGGCGAGCCAGGCGCCGACGATCTGCGCGCCGATGCACATGACATTGACGTCGTCATGCTCGACGCTCTGGTGAGCCGAATGGACGTCGTGGCAGACCGCCGCACGGATCCCCTTCATCTTGTTGGCGGCGATCGAGGCGCCGACGCCGGTGCCGCACACCATGATGCCGCGCGCGGCCTCGCCCGAGGTGACCTTCTGTGCCACCGCCCGCGCGATATCGGGGAAATCCACCGGCTTGTCGTCATAGGAGCCGACGTCGACGACGTCATGGCCGAGCTTGCGGATGTGGTCGATGACGGTCTGCTTGAGCGGCCAGCCGGCGTGGTCGGATCCGATGACGAGACGCATGTAATGTCCTTCTTGATCTTGCATTGGCCGTGACAGCCGCGTGCGGCTGTCACGGCTCTTGGTTTCAGCTACGCATGTCCGCCGGAAGATCGACCCCGTGGAATTTCTTGTAGATCGCGTTCAGCTTGCCGTTCTTGACGTTCTCGG encodes the following:
- a CDS encoding ribokinase, with product MILVFGSLNIDLVAQVPAIPGPGRTVLAPSYQRHFGGKGANQAVAAARIAGPDRVRMAGRVGRDGFGDSAIQNLRTNGVDTDLVVRADEPTGCAFITVDQAGENAITVASGANMEAGADDLPAELFCSDTVLVLQMEVPFAEALKAARRTNSASGIVIWNFAPVPEKMTSAMVTELLAATDYLLVNEHEALDAARAIGLSPSHYEAAAAELARTGGLTCIVTAGPQGALAVAADGTRLRAPAPRITPVDTTGAGDTFVGVFAAMLGEGVALQRVLAVSCEAAALKCLTTGAQTGMPMRSALASLA
- the rpiB gene encoding ribose 5-phosphate isomerase B, giving the protein MRLVIGSDHAGWPLKQTVIDHIRKLGHDVVDVGSYDDKPVDFPDIARAVAQKVTSGEAARGIMVCGTGVGASIAANKMKGIRAAVCHDVHSAHQSVEHDDVNVMCIGAQIVGAWLAVDLVSSYLAAEFSTDEDFRRRVEKLRIMDEQG